Proteins from one Mesotoga infera genomic window:
- a CDS encoding purine-nucleoside phosphorylase has translation MSISDLQEELKTYVENVKKAAHFIQKEVPAKPKVAIILGSGLGDISRSLENSISIPYEDLPGFPVSTAPGHKGELTFGRVLHHEVMLMNGRFHYYEGYSMRTITFPIRVMQELGVEVLIITNASGGLNPDFEVGRVMLVRDIINFMGDNPLIGPNVDEWGPRFPDMSEPFDLELLEKAKVASKELGIGVYEGVYIGVAGPNFETPAELRMMRRFGADSVGMSTVPEVIVARHAGIKVIGFAAISDRAVPDDLKPITAEEVLEMAKKAGRDMSKLILKTLEKI, from the coding sequence ATGAGTATTTCTGATCTCCAAGAAGAACTTAAAACTTACGTGGAAAACGTCAAAAAAGCTGCCCATTTCATTCAGAAAGAGGTACCCGCTAAGCCGAAGGTCGCCATAATACTGGGGAGCGGACTTGGAGACATCTCCAGAAGTCTCGAAAACTCCATCTCCATACCCTACGAGGATTTGCCGGGTTTTCCGGTTTCTACGGCTCCCGGTCATAAAGGTGAACTGACCTTTGGAAGAGTACTTCACCACGAAGTGATGCTTATGAACGGGCGTTTTCATTACTATGAAGGATACTCCATGAGAACCATAACTTTCCCCATCCGCGTAATGCAGGAACTCGGTGTGGAGGTTCTCATTATCACCAACGCTTCAGGAGGATTAAATCCCGACTTCGAAGTGGGAAGGGTGATGCTTGTCCGCGACATAATCAATTTCATGGGCGACAATCCGCTCATAGGACCAAACGTAGATGAATGGGGACCGAGGTTTCCTGATATGAGCGAACCTTTCGATCTGGAACTCCTCGAAAAGGCGAAAGTCGCTTCTAAAGAGCTCGGTATCGGTGTTTACGAAGGAGTTTATATCGGTGTAGCCGGACCGAATTTCGAAACTCCAGCCGAGCTGAGAATGATGAGGAGGTTCGGCGCCGATTCCGTCGGAATGTCGACGGTTCCCGAGGTCATCGTGGCCCGCCACGCCGGTATAAAAGTTATAGGTTTTGCGGCAATATCCGATCGCGCCGTACCCGACGATCTGAAGCCAATAACGGCCGAAGAGGTTCTTGAAATGGCAAAAAAGGCCGGAAGAGACATGAGTAAATTGATATTGAAGACTCTGGAAAAAATATAG
- the ftsY gene encoding signal recognition particle-docking protein FtsY yields the protein MGIFSRIKEGLKKTRDGFFKNVKKLLSFDRLDENTLEEIEELLILSDMGSETSQEVISALRERTHKGRNPTEVLKDVLTEILDIPYEQKTGKPYVISVVGVNGTGKTTTIGKLSGLYSQQGKRVVLAACDTFRAAAVEQLRVWSDRSGVDFISQGQGADSAAVAFDAINHAVSKGKDVVIIDTAGRLHTKSNLMEELKKVHRVIGKAVQGAPHEVLLVIDATTGQNGLIQAAKFKEAVNVTGIVLTKLDGTAKGGIIFAIVKELGIPVKYIGVGEKIDDLKPFKPSEFVEALLSNDEESSEEV from the coding sequence ATGGGAATCTTTTCCAGAATAAAGGAAGGGCTGAAAAAGACCCGAGACGGTTTCTTCAAAAACGTCAAAAAACTTCTTTCCTTCGACAGGCTAGACGAGAATACGCTCGAAGAGATCGAGGAGTTGCTGATACTCTCCGATATGGGCTCTGAGACTTCTCAAGAGGTAATATCGGCCCTGAGAGAGAGAACGCATAAAGGCAGAAATCCGACGGAAGTCCTAAAAGACGTGCTTACGGAGATTCTCGATATCCCTTACGAGCAGAAAACCGGGAAGCCTTATGTCATATCGGTTGTGGGCGTGAACGGAACGGGAAAGACCACCACGATTGGAAAACTGTCGGGACTCTATTCTCAACAGGGAAAGAGAGTTGTGCTAGCGGCCTGCGATACTTTCAGAGCCGCGGCGGTTGAGCAACTTCGAGTATGGAGCGACAGATCGGGAGTAGATTTCATAAGCCAGGGTCAGGGCGCTGACTCCGCGGCAGTCGCTTTCGACGCTATAAACCACGCAGTAAGCAAAGGGAAAGACGTTGTTATAATTGATACGGCCGGGAGACTTCATACCAAAAGCAACCTGATGGAAGAGTTGAAGAAGGTCCACAGGGTTATCGGGAAAGCGGTTCAGGGAGCTCCACACGAAGTTCTACTTGTAATAGACGCTACGACGGGTCAAAACGGTCTTATTCAAGCAGCTAAGTTCAAGGAAGCGGTGAATGTCACGGGTATAGTACTCACGAAACTGGACGGAACGGCAAAGGGTGGCATAATATTTGCCATCGTGAAGGAACTGGGAATACCGGTTAAATATATAGGTGTTGGCGAGAAGATAGACGATCTCAAGCCCTTCAAGCCGTCAGAGTTCGTGGAAGCTCTCCTTTCAAACGATGAGGAGAGTTCTGAGGAGGTATAG
- the sdaAB gene encoding L-serine ammonia-lyase, iron-sulfur-dependent subunit beta, with product MLLDIIGPVIVGPSSSHTAGMARLGRAFRSLFNGKPDEVKFLLNSPLFATHRGHGTDRALVGGVLGMKESDPSLKQALEMAVQSGMSFCFEESDMPEAHPNTVKITGQDSDRFLSITGASVGGGEIRITSIDDFETSVSGKYPSLILLNADVPGALAQIVRLVSASDINISNLLLSRVDPYRREALCVIELDDEPDQDLIVEIKKLKVVRRVSYLEKLDVV from the coding sequence ATGTTGCTGGATATAATAGGACCGGTTATAGTAGGACCTTCAAGTTCCCATACGGCCGGCATGGCAAGGCTGGGAAGAGCCTTCAGGTCGCTTTTTAACGGAAAGCCCGATGAAGTAAAATTTCTTCTCAACTCCCCACTTTTTGCAACCCACAGGGGCCACGGAACGGACAGGGCACTGGTTGGAGGAGTGCTAGGCATGAAAGAATCCGATCCCTCTCTCAAACAGGCTCTGGAGATGGCCGTGCAGAGCGGGATGTCTTTCTGTTTCGAGGAGAGCGATATGCCTGAAGCTCACCCGAACACGGTCAAAATAACCGGACAGGACTCCGATAGATTTCTCAGTATCACGGGAGCTTCCGTTGGCGGTGGAGAAATAAGGATAACCTCGATAGACGATTTCGAAACCAGCGTGAGCGGCAAATATCCCTCGCTTATACTGTTGAATGCCGATGTTCCCGGTGCTCTAGCTCAGATAGTGCGACTGGTGTCGGCGAGCGACATCAATATAAGCAATCTGTTGCTGTCCAGAGTGGATCCATACAGACGCGAGGCGCTATGTGTAATTGAGCTAGACGACGAACCTGATCAAGATCTGATTGTGGAGATAAAAAAACTGAAGGTAGTGAGAAGAGTCTCTTACCTTGAGAAGCTGGATGTAGTATGA
- the tsf gene encoding translation elongation factor Ts has translation MAEITSDMVKQLRDATQAGMMDCKKALVETNGDFELAKDYLRKKGILKADKVSGRETGEGIIYSYIHHNNKLGVLLELDCVTDFVARTDEFKELAHKISLQLAAMGARFVSRDLVPQEKIEKEKEIYAAQAKESGKPAHIIEKIVESKLESFYKENCLLEQEYVFESGKTINDLIVELISKTGENIKVKKFVRWQVGESES, from the coding sequence ATGGCTGAAATTACCAGTGATATGGTAAAGCAACTCCGCGACGCGACCCAGGCCGGCATGATGGATTGTAAGAAGGCTCTTGTAGAAACCAATGGCGATTTCGAGCTCGCAAAGGATTACCTTCGTAAGAAGGGGATTCTGAAGGCCGACAAGGTCTCAGGCAGAGAAACCGGAGAGGGAATAATATACTCTTACATTCATCACAACAACAAGCTCGGCGTGCTTCTAGAACTGGACTGCGTCACAGATTTCGTCGCGAGAACCGACGAATTCAAAGAACTCGCTCACAAAATCTCGCTGCAGCTGGCAGCAATGGGAGCACGGTTTGTCTCCAGAGATCTAGTTCCTCAGGAAAAGATAGAGAAGGAAAAGGAGATCTACGCCGCACAGGCAAAAGAGAGTGGTAAACCGGCCCACATAATTGAGAAGATAGTAGAAAGCAAGCTCGAAAGCTTCTACAAGGAGAACTGCCTGCTAGAGCAGGAATACGTTTTCGAGAGCGGCAAAACTATAAATGATCTTATCGTCGAACTGATCTCTAAAACGGGCGAGAACATCAAAGTGAAGAAATTCGTTCGCTGGCAGGTAGGCGAATCCGAAAGTTGA
- a CDS encoding ABC transporter permease translates to MTAYIIRRLLLMPLILIGVTLIIFSMIWALGPDRLLASYIKSPEALKTPDAAERLIKKYGLDEPMPVQYLKWLGNILQGDFGYSMVGKKGVLPAMLERFPYTLELTIYAIIPVILVAIWLGVVSAVHQNKFIDQFIRVFALVGWSLPDFVFGLLLLLVFYSLLGWFPPGMVNTQFDLIMRSAEWNKITSMPTIDALLNGRLDIFVDALRHLILPVMTLAYLWWAYLLRITRSSMLEVLRKDYIRTARAKGVPENIVIQKHAKKNAMIPVLTVAGGSVIGLLGGTVFVETIFSRVGMGRFLADAATLLDYWSIIGGALFFSFIMVVGNLVVDVSYALVDPRIRLE, encoded by the coding sequence GTGACAGCTTACATAATCAGAAGGCTTCTTTTGATGCCGCTCATACTGATCGGCGTTACTTTAATTATTTTTTCGATGATCTGGGCCCTCGGACCGGACAGACTTCTGGCTTCATATATAAAAAGCCCCGAAGCTCTCAAAACCCCAGATGCAGCGGAAAGATTGATCAAAAAATACGGATTGGATGAACCTATGCCGGTACAGTACCTAAAATGGCTGGGAAACATTCTCCAGGGTGATTTCGGGTACTCGATGGTGGGAAAGAAGGGGGTACTACCGGCCATGCTAGAACGTTTTCCTTATACTCTAGAACTAACCATATACGCGATAATTCCAGTTATTCTGGTGGCGATATGGCTTGGGGTTGTTTCGGCGGTTCATCAGAATAAATTCATAGACCAATTTATAAGAGTGTTCGCTCTAGTAGGGTGGTCGCTGCCAGACTTCGTCTTCGGTCTTTTGTTGCTCCTGGTATTCTATTCGTTGCTGGGCTGGTTCCCACCCGGAATGGTCAATACACAGTTCGACCTTATAATGCGCAGTGCTGAGTGGAATAAAATAACTTCCATGCCAACGATAGATGCCTTGCTGAATGGAAGGTTGGATATCTTTGTGGATGCACTGAGACATCTGATTCTACCGGTTATGACCCTGGCTTACCTCTGGTGGGCTTACCTCCTCAGAATAACGCGTTCAAGCATGCTCGAAGTTCTCAGGAAAGATTACATAAGAACCGCTAGGGCAAAGGGTGTGCCGGAGAATATTGTAATCCAGAAACATGCCAAAAAGAACGCGATGATTCCCGTTCTCACCGTTGCAGGTGGCTCAGTCATCGGATTGCTTGGTGGAACCGTCTTTGTTGAAACTATCTTCAGCAGGGTCGGCATGGGAAGGTTTCTGGCCGACGCAGCGACCCTTCTGGACTACTGGTCGATAATCGGCGGAGCGCTTTTCTTCTCCTTCATTATGGTGGTAGGCAATCTGGTAGTTGATGTGTCATACGCTCTCGTTGACCCGCGAATAAGGCTTGAGTGA
- a CDS encoding RrF2 family transcriptional regulator, giving the protein MGFTLKSSYALRALYKMARSARNGKDKMSLVEIVSDNEIPRDFLEKIFGELRQAEIIKAVRGRYGGYSLAKPADKILIRDIILKLDRPMNSYVCLQKDGKCVEDPDCTVKYVWFRLYNAMMREIGSMTLEDLLKYGDRILNNPPDKLEIEEHI; this is encoded by the coding sequence ATGGGTTTCACTCTCAAAAGTAGTTATGCACTGAGAGCTCTTTACAAGATGGCCAGATCGGCACGTAACGGAAAAGATAAAATGTCTCTGGTTGAGATTGTGAGCGACAACGAGATTCCGAGAGACTTTCTCGAAAAGATTTTTGGAGAACTCAGGCAAGCGGAGATAATTAAAGCTGTCAGGGGCAGGTACGGTGGTTATTCCCTTGCGAAACCGGCGGACAAGATATTGATCAGGGATATAATCTTGAAACTAGATAGGCCCATGAACTCCTACGTATGCCTTCAGAAGGATGGAAAATGTGTCGAGGATCCGGACTGTACGGTTAAATACGTCTGGTTCAGGTTATATAACGCCATGATGCGTGAGATCGGTTCAATGACGCTTGAAGATCTCCTTAAATACGGAGACAGGATACTGAACAACCCGCCGGACAAGCTCGAGATCGAGGAACATATCTAG
- the eno gene encoding phosphopyruvate hydratase, which translates to MYAQIVDLVAREVLDSRGTPTVEAEVWLDDGGHGRAIVPSGASTGKFEALELRDGDKKRFLGKGTLKAVENINEVIAPEIVGLNAFDQTAIDDALLKLDGTKNKDKLGANAILAVSMAVARAAADSIDTPLYKYLGGTNAKVLPVPFMNIVNGGKHADNNLDIQEFMIVPAGFKHFRDALRAGVEVFHHLKKLLKEGGHVTAVGDEGGFAPSFESSEEAIKYIINAIESAGYKPGEEIFIALDCAANEFLNEEKGLYTIDGKDLTPDQLIDYYIDLTERYPIISIEDPFNEEDWEAFSRLSERVGGKVQIVGDDLYVTNIERLRKGVEERASNSILIKLNQIGSVTETLDTIEYAQKRGMTCVISHRSGETEDTFIAHLAVATNSGMIKTGSASRTDRIAKYNELLRIEEELGEQAEFRGLASFYNL; encoded by the coding sequence ATGTACGCACAGATAGTTGACTTGGTTGCTCGTGAGGTTCTTGATTCGAGGGGAACACCTACGGTTGAGGCCGAAGTCTGGCTGGACGATGGCGGTCATGGAAGGGCCATAGTACCTTCTGGGGCTTCTACGGGAAAGTTTGAAGCACTGGAACTTCGTGATGGAGATAAGAAGAGATTTCTTGGAAAAGGTACTCTAAAGGCTGTGGAGAATATAAATGAAGTGATCGCTCCCGAAATTGTCGGTCTGAACGCTTTCGATCAGACCGCGATCGACGATGCCCTGTTGAAGCTTGATGGTACCAAAAACAAAGACAAGCTCGGTGCGAACGCGATACTGGCAGTATCGATGGCGGTTGCAAGAGCCGCAGCCGACAGCATAGACACCCCACTCTACAAGTATCTTGGAGGAACCAACGCAAAGGTCCTCCCGGTTCCCTTCATGAACATAGTGAACGGCGGAAAACACGCTGACAACAACCTGGATATCCAGGAGTTCATGATAGTTCCGGCCGGATTCAAGCATTTCAGAGATGCTTTGAGGGCTGGAGTCGAAGTCTTCCATCACCTTAAAAAACTCCTGAAAGAAGGCGGACACGTTACCGCGGTCGGCGACGAGGGCGGTTTCGCTCCCAGTTTCGAGAGCAGCGAAGAAGCAATCAAGTATATAATCAACGCCATAGAGTCGGCCGGCTACAAGCCCGGTGAAGAGATCTTTATAGCCCTGGACTGTGCGGCCAATGAATTCCTCAACGAAGAGAAGGGTCTGTACACTATAGATGGCAAGGATCTCACTCCCGACCAGCTTATAGATTACTACATTGATCTGACCGAGAGATACCCGATAATCTCCATAGAGGATCCCTTCAACGAAGAGGATTGGGAAGCTTTCTCTAGGCTTTCGGAAAGGGTTGGAGGCAAAGTCCAGATCGTCGGCGACGACCTTTACGTGACTAACATCGAGAGGCTGAGAAAGGGAGTTGAAGAGAGGGCTTCTAACTCTATTCTAATAAAGCTGAACCAGATCGGTTCGGTCACTGAGACTCTCGATACCATAGAGTACGCCCAGAAGCGCGGTATGACCTGCGTGATCTCCCACAGATCCGGCGAAACCGAAGACACATTCATAGCCCATCTCGCCGTGGCTACTAACTCAGGGATGATCAAGACCGGTTCGGCATCAAGAACCGATAGGATCGCCAAGTACAACGAACTTCTGAGAATAGAAGAAGAACTTGGCGAACAGGCCGAGTTCAGAGGACTTGCTTCTTTCTACAATCTATGA
- the pyrH gene encoding UMP kinase: protein MYKRVLLKLSGEVLSGEGGRGFDEASVDYLLEEILPVIRTGTQLAIVIGAGNIVRGRELRNLRNSRADELGMLGTVMNAVYLKEVLSGAGVKAVAVSSIVKLPSLDDHKYDRIEKSLESGEVVVFGGGTYLPFFTTDTAAAVRAIEIGSDVIIKGTKVDGVYDKDPKKNDDAAKIDRITFASAIENNIEVMDREAFSICQRYAVPVIVIDFFKKGNLLNAIMGEKIGTLVIPD from the coding sequence ATGTATAAAAGAGTTCTTCTAAAACTCAGCGGGGAAGTTTTGAGTGGCGAAGGCGGAAGGGGATTCGATGAAGCGTCCGTAGATTATCTACTCGAAGAGATTCTTCCGGTAATTCGTACTGGTACACAGCTGGCGATAGTTATAGGTGCCGGAAACATTGTGAGAGGCAGGGAGCTGAGAAATTTGAGAAATTCGAGGGCCGACGAGCTCGGAATGCTCGGAACCGTTATGAACGCGGTTTACCTAAAAGAAGTTCTCAGCGGTGCAGGGGTAAAGGCCGTCGCCGTTTCATCGATCGTCAAGTTGCCTTCTTTAGACGATCACAAGTACGATCGCATCGAGAAATCGCTGGAAAGCGGAGAGGTCGTTGTATTCGGCGGAGGTACTTATCTCCCTTTTTTCACGACTGACACAGCGGCCGCCGTCAGAGCGATCGAAATAGGTTCGGACGTTATCATAAAAGGTACTAAAGTCGATGGCGTTTACGATAAAGATCCGAAGAAAAACGACGATGCTGCAAAGATAGACAGGATAACCTTCGCCAGCGCCATCGAGAATAATATCGAAGTTATGGACCGTGAAGCCTTTTCTATCTGTCAGAGATACGCTGTACCGGTAATAGTTATAGATTTCTTCAAGAAGGGAAATCTTTTGAATGCTATAATGGGCGAGAAGATAGGCACACTTGTAATTCCCGATTGA
- a CDS encoding proline--tRNA ligase: protein MRFSQLYAPTLKEAPSDADLVSIKLLIRGGFVRKVAAGVYTYLPLGFRVLKKIEEIVRQEMNAIGSQEILMPIIQPAELWHETGRWDDYGPEMMKLQDRHERFFTLGPTHEEIITHILRNELKSYKQLPVSLYQIAMKYRDEIRPRFGLMRSREFLMKDAYSFHDSWESLDEAYKKFYSAYSKILERLGLDYLVVEADSGAIGGNESHEFNVLAKYGESTLLYCDCGYAASDEKAEYLFKPIVQNRLPAELELVSTPQSRTVEEVTAFLGVSSREIIKSLIYSGRNGYVMVLIRGDEELNESKLKASMNDQTLTMATPQQVFELLKVPVGFVGPVGLPNGIEIVADLSIKGLKNAVGGALKEGFHYRGILPERDFKIGKWLDLKMVKTGDACPKCGKSLKSAKGIEVGHIFKLGTKYSDKMEGSVTDAQGNAISYVMGCYGWGVSRTIGAIVEQLHDKDGMIWPLEAAPFDIIVTAVNTKDEEIMKRSVEIYELLKKWGYDVLLDDRETSPGMKFKDADLIGIPVRVTLGKKLAEGIVEIKSRTEEKPVMVSVNDGYGPIVEEVERLFARYNPKSVLKPEDE, encoded by the coding sequence ATGAGGTTCTCACAGCTTTACGCTCCGACCCTTAAGGAAGCTCCATCCGATGCAGATCTTGTTAGTATCAAATTATTGATAAGAGGCGGGTTCGTAAGAAAGGTTGCAGCGGGAGTCTATACATATCTACCGCTTGGCTTTAGGGTCTTGAAAAAGATTGAAGAGATTGTTCGCCAGGAAATGAACGCTATCGGTTCGCAGGAGATATTGATGCCCATCATACAGCCAGCGGAGCTCTGGCACGAGACGGGACGCTGGGACGACTACGGTCCGGAGATGATGAAGTTGCAGGACCGACACGAGAGGTTCTTCACGCTCGGTCCGACTCATGAAGAGATAATCACTCACATTCTCCGCAATGAGCTCAAATCATACAAGCAATTACCGGTTTCTCTCTACCAAATTGCCATGAAATACCGGGACGAGATAAGACCCAGATTCGGCCTAATGAGGTCGCGCGAGTTTCTCATGAAGGACGCCTACAGCTTTCACGACAGTTGGGAATCTCTCGATGAGGCCTACAAAAAATTCTACTCTGCATACAGCAAGATCCTCGAAAGGCTCGGACTGGACTATTTAGTGGTGGAAGCCGATTCTGGAGCTATCGGCGGCAACGAATCCCATGAATTCAACGTTCTGGCCAAGTACGGTGAATCCACGCTTCTGTACTGCGATTGCGGTTACGCCGCTTCGGACGAAAAGGCCGAATATCTTTTCAAACCGATCGTGCAGAATCGTTTGCCTGCGGAGCTGGAGCTGGTTTCTACGCCTCAATCTCGAACTGTTGAAGAAGTGACTGCCTTTCTCGGTGTAAGTTCCAGGGAAATTATAAAGTCTCTTATATACAGCGGAAGAAACGGGTACGTGATGGTTTTAATCAGAGGAGACGAAGAACTCAACGAATCGAAGTTGAAAGCATCGATGAACGACCAGACTCTCACGATGGCGACTCCCCAACAGGTTTTCGAGCTTCTTAAAGTTCCTGTCGGCTTTGTAGGACCGGTCGGTCTGCCCAACGGTATAGAAATCGTGGCCGATCTGTCGATAAAGGGTTTGAAAAACGCAGTGGGTGGAGCTTTGAAAGAAGGATTCCATTATCGTGGTATTTTGCCGGAACGCGATTTCAAGATCGGGAAATGGCTGGACCTCAAGATGGTGAAGACCGGCGATGCCTGCCCTAAATGCGGAAAATCTCTGAAATCGGCCAAGGGTATCGAAGTCGGTCACATATTCAAGCTGGGAACTAAGTATTCGGACAAGATGGAGGGATCGGTCACCGATGCTCAAGGGAATGCAATTTCATATGTGATGGGTTGTTACGGCTGGGGCGTGTCGAGAACCATAGGGGCGATCGTGGAGCAGTTGCACGATAAAGACGGGATGATCTGGCCTCTGGAGGCCGCGCCTTTCGATATCATCGTTACGGCGGTAAACACCAAAGACGAGGAGATAATGAAAAGATCGGTCGAAATATATGAGTTGCTTAAGAAATGGGGTTACGATGTGCTTCTCGACGATCGAGAAACCTCACCGGGAATGAAATTCAAAGATGCGGACCTCATAGGAATACCGGTACGTGTAACCCTGGGCAAAAAACTCGCCGAAGGTATAGTAGAAATCAAGTCCAGGACTGAAGAAAAACCGGTCATGGTGAGCGTTAATGATGGTTACGGTCCGATCGTTGAAGAGGTGGAAAGGCTTTTCGCGAGATACAACCCGAAGAGCGTATTGAAACCGGAGGATGAATGA
- a CDS encoding ABC transporter permease, with product MAVKRKSEFRKIMKKYWKNGTAVLGTCLLIFFIIVAVFAPQIAGVNEMGNNYQIPRVSWSSKPIAPTSEHPFGVIGGRDIFYGVVWGTRTAFRLGLIITGFSALIGVAIGSISAYFGGWVDEILMRIVDIFLSIPFLVAAMVMTTILGKGLDKVIIALIIFGWMSTARLIRGNILQAREEQYVLAAKALGQKDWKIIMKHILPNTIFPVVVQMSMRIGSYVITAAGLSFLGVGAEPGYADWGTILSYSRNWMTMLNESWFAIVFPGTAMVLFVLAWNLVGDALRDIFDPRMRS from the coding sequence ATGGCAGTCAAAAGAAAAAGCGAATTTCGGAAGATAATGAAGAAGTACTGGAAAAACGGTACCGCAGTCCTGGGTACCTGTCTCTTGATCTTCTTCATAATCGTCGCGGTCTTTGCTCCTCAGATAGCCGGCGTCAACGAGATGGGAAACAATTATCAGATCCCGAGAGTTTCGTGGTCTTCAAAACCCATAGCGCCAACTTCTGAACATCCGTTCGGCGTGATTGGTGGAAGGGACATCTTCTATGGCGTGGTCTGGGGAACCAGAACGGCCTTCAGGCTGGGTTTAATCATAACCGGTTTCTCTGCATTGATCGGTGTTGCGATCGGATCTATCTCCGCGTATTTCGGAGGGTGGGTCGATGAAATACTGATGAGAATAGTTGATATCTTCCTTTCGATCCCCTTCCTTGTCGCGGCGATGGTGATGACCACCATTCTCGGAAAAGGGCTGGACAAAGTGATAATAGCCCTAATCATATTCGGCTGGATGAGCACCGCCAGGCTGATTAGAGGAAACATACTCCAGGCAAGGGAAGAGCAGTACGTCCTGGCCGCAAAAGCACTGGGACAGAAGGACTGGAAGATTATCATGAAGCATATTCTTCCGAACACTATCTTCCCGGTTGTAGTACAGATGTCAATGAGAATAGGATCATATGTAATAACCGCGGCGGGATTGAGCTTCCTCGGAGTTGGCGCCGAACCGGGATACGCCGATTGGGGAACTATACTCTCTTACTCGCGTAACTGGATGACCATGCTCAACGAGTCCTGGTTCGCAATAGTTTTCCCGGGTACAGCAATGGTCCTTTTCGTTCTCGCCTGGAACCTCGTGGGTGATGCCCTCAGAGACATCTTCGACCCGAGAATGAGAAGCTGA
- the coaD gene encoding pantetheine-phosphate adenylyltransferase: MKAVYPGSFDPITYGHIDLIERSSKIFDEVIVLVMENFNKKHFFAHEERMRMVRLAVSHIHNVTITTHSGLLVDFARDNDVNVVIRGLRAVSDFEMELQMAHANKSMLSDLETLFLMTETSNSFISSSMVREIASFGGDISKWVPPCVKDEFKRKLGK, from the coding sequence ATGAAGGCTGTATATCCTGGTTCTTTTGATCCAATAACTTATGGACACATCGATCTGATCGAGAGGTCGAGCAAGATCTTTGATGAAGTGATTGTGTTGGTGATGGAAAACTTCAACAAGAAACATTTTTTTGCACACGAGGAAAGAATGCGGATGGTCAGACTCGCGGTTTCTCACATACATAACGTGACCATTACCACTCACAGCGGTCTTCTAGTAGACTTTGCCAGAGATAACGATGTAAATGTTGTGATTCGAGGACTCAGAGCGGTCTCGGACTTCGAGATGGAACTTCAAATGGCCCATGCAAACAAGTCAATGTTGTCTGATCTCGAGACGTTGTTTCTGATGACGGAGACCTCAAACTCTTTCATCTCTTCGTCGATGGTCAGGGAGATCGCATCTTTCGGCGGTGACATCTCGAAATGGGTCCCACCTTGCGTAAAAGATGAGTTCAAAAGAAAACTGGGTAAATGA
- a CDS encoding L-serine ammonia-lyase, iron-sulfur-dependent, subunit beta, with amino-acid sequence MTFEELVNTSKASKTPLHEVISEWYMMNTGDDPKNALKTSLRLVEEMFNSFETRKSNPSKSLTGWVGENDQKVRNSRPFLLSQIVHSGIEVALSMAEHNASMGKIVACPTAGACGVVPGALISMHKNLGKSMEELSHSLLVAGAVGERIRRKASISGAVSGCQAEIGTATAMASAAIVYAVNPENYDALVSAPALALKSLLGLVCDPVGGFVEIPCVKRNAFGVSTAFTAAELALAGVESVIPFEEVAESLGRVGRRLPEELKETGKGGIAVTKTARDMLTKFLGVDRRR; translated from the coding sequence ATGACTTTCGAAGAGCTTGTAAATACATCCAAAGCCTCTAAAACCCCACTCCATGAAGTGATTTCCGAGTGGTACATGATGAACACCGGAGACGATCCAAAAAACGCTTTGAAGACATCGCTGAGACTGGTAGAGGAGATGTTCAACTCCTTCGAAACGAGAAAATCCAACCCTTCGAAATCTCTAACCGGGTGGGTCGGAGAGAACGACCAAAAGGTCAGGAACTCCAGACCTTTTTTACTGAGCCAGATCGTTCATTCGGGTATAGAAGTAGCCTTATCTATGGCCGAGCACAATGCGAGCATGGGAAAAATCGTGGCCTGCCCGACGGCCGGCGCATGTGGAGTCGTTCCGGGAGCGTTGATCTCCATGCACAAGAACCTCGGAAAGAGCATGGAAGAGCTATCTCATTCTTTGCTGGTGGCCGGTGCGGTTGGGGAAAGAATAAGGAGAAAAGCCTCGATTTCCGGCGCGGTGTCGGGTTGTCAGGCCGAAATTGGAACGGCGACCGCCATGGCTTCGGCCGCAATAGTGTACGCGGTGAACCCGGAAAATTACGACGCCCTGGTTTCGGCACCGGCTCTGGCATTGAAATCGTTGCTCGGACTGGTGTGTGATCCGGTTGGCGGCTTTGTCGAAATCCCCTGCGTCAAGAGAAACGCTTTCGGAGTATCTACGGCCTTCACGGCGGCCGAACTCGCTTTGGCCGGCGTAGAATCGGTCATACCGTTTGAAGAAGTGGCCGAATCTCTAGGCAGGGTGGGAAGGAGACTTCCCGAGGAGCTCAAAGAGACGGGCAAAGGCGGTATAGCGGTCACTAAAACGGCACGGGATATGCTTACAAAGTTCCTGGGTGTTGACAGAAGAAGATAA